In [Phormidium] sp. ETS-05, the genomic window CCTGATGATGGGGATGGAACAACCCACGGAAGGCACGGTGACTCTGGGTAAGCATAACGTTTTACCGGCTTATTTTGAGCAAAATCAGGCGGAAGCTCTGGACTTGAGCAAAACGGTGATGGATACCATCCATGATGAGGTGCCAGAGTGGACTAATGAAGAGGTGCGCACCTTATTAGGTAGTTTTTTATTCAGCGGCGATACGGTGTTTAAACCGGTATCAGCTCTCAGCGGTGGCGAAAAAGCGCGTTTGGCTTTGGCGAAAATGCTGCTACAACCGGCTAATTTGCTGATTTTGGACGAACCGACTAATCACCTGGATATTCCGGCAAAGGAAATGCTGGAAGAAGCGCTGCAAAACTACGAGGGAACGGTGTTGCTGGTGTCGCACGATCGTTATTTTATCTCCCGCGTGGCTAACAAAATCGTGGAAATCCGCGATGGGGAGTTACGTGCTTATCAGGGAGATTATCACTACTACCTGAGCAAGTTGGAAGAAGAAAAAGAAAAGGCGCTCCAGGACAAGCTGGCAGCGGAAAAAGCGGCCAAAGCTGCTGCTAAACGGGAGAAGGATAAAGAGAAGGAGAAAGAGAAGAGAATGGCGAAGAAGAATAAATAATGTGATTTGTCCTTTGTCACTTGTCACTTGTCCCTTGTCCCTTGTCCCTTGTCCTTGGGTAGGGATTCTTTTGTCCCTTGTCACTTGTATTTTTTGGCTTGTATGAATGCTTTAAAAACAAAGGACAAAGGACAATCCCCCAACCCCCGATTGATTGGGGGGGGACAAAGGACAAATGAGGCCACAAATGACTCTTGGACAAATGACTCTTGGACAAATGACAAATGACCAATGTTAACTTACCCCTGCGATTGGTTCTGGTGGTGCCATTTGTGCTGCAAATTGGGGCGGCTGTGGGATTGACTGGTTGGATATCTTTCCGCAACGGCGAAAAAGCGGTGAACGATTTGGCTTCCCAGTTGCGGGGGGAAATTTCTGCCCGCATTCACCAGGAAATTGGGAATTATTTGCAAGCTCCCCGCACGATCGCGCAGGTGAACGCCAATGCTATCAGCTTGGGACAGTTAAATCTCGCCGATCCCGCCAGTTTGACTCGCCAGTTTTGGCTCCAGCGAGATTTATTGTATCCGGTGATAGTATCAGCGATTTATTTCGGTGGTGCTGATGGGAAATTTAGTGGGTTGGGTTTTCAAAATGACAATACCTGGCAAATTAGTGATGTGGGTCCTTCCACTGGGGGTAAGTTCCACAGTTATCGGGTGGCGGGGGAGGGTTTCAGGGGTGAATTAATCTCTATTGGTGGTGATTATGACCCCCGGATCAGACCTTGGTATGGCAATGCTGTGGCGGCGGGAAAACCTAGTTGGAGCGATATTTATGTGGATTTTAAAGACCCGAGGCTGAAGGTGACTTTGGTGCAGCCGATTTATCGGGAAGATGGGGAGCTGCGGGGGTTTTGGGGTGGATTTTGTTTTGTCTCATATTCGCCAATTCCTCACGAGTCTGAAAATCGGGAAATCGGGACAGACTTTTATTGTGGAGCGTTCTGGGTTGTTGGTGGCTAGTTCGACGCCGCAGTTACCTTTTGTGGTGATGGGGGATAAGGTGGAGCGGGTACAAGCGGCGGATGTAGATGATTTTTTGCTGCGGGAAACGGCGCGGTATTTAGAGGGGAAATTTGGCAATTGGCGGGGGATAACGGAGGCGCAACAGTTGGATTTTACGCTGCATGGGGAACGGTATTTTTTGCAGGTAGTTCCTTTTGCGGATGGGGAAAATTTGTCTTGGTTGATTGTGGTGGTGGTCCCAGAGGCGGATTTTATGGAGCGGATCCGGGCGAATAATGTAATGACGCTGAGGTTGTGTTTGGTGGCTTTGGCGATCGCGATTGTGGTGGGGGGGTTGACGGCGCGGTGGATTACGCAACCGATTTGGCGGTTGAGTAAGGCGAGTATGGCGATCGCTAATGGCAATTTCGAGCAACAAGTCGAAATCGATCGTCGGGATGAATTGGGCATTTTGGCTAATGCTTTTAATCAAATGACGGCACAAATTAAGTTTTCCCAAGCGGAGCTGGCGGAATATTCCCGCTCTTTGGAGATGAAGGTGCGCGATCGAACCTTGGAGCTGCAGCAGGAAAAGGAGAAATCTGAGGAATTATTATTGAATATTTTACCTCAGAAAATTGCGGAACGACTGAAACGAGACCAAAGCGCGATCGCTGATTATTTTGATGAGGTGACAATCTTGTTTGCCGATATCGTGGGCTTTACCCCCCTTTCCTCTCGCATCTCTCCGATTGACCTGGTAAATCTCCTCAATCGCATTTTCTCTAATTTCGACCATTTGGCCGAGCGATACCGTTTAGAGAAAATCAAAACCATTGGTGATGCTTATATGGTAGTAGGTGGTTTACCAAAACACCGCCAAGACCATGCCGAAGCCGTAGCTAACATGGCTCTAGAAATGCAGGCTGCTATTAACCAACTTCAAGCGGAACTGGGGGAGAGCTTGCAAATTAGAATTGGCATCAACACCGGTCCGGTAGTGGCTGGAGTTATTGGCATTAAAAAATTTATTTATGATTTGTGGGGCGATACGGTAAACGTTGCTTCCCGGATGGAATCGTCGGGATTGCCCGGTAAAATTCAAGTCACTGTAGATACTTATAAGATTTTACACGATCAATATTTATTTGAGCCACGGGGATTGATAGAAGTCAAAGGGAAAGGCGAAATGATGACTTATTGGCTGCTTTCTCGCCAGCCCGGTAAAATCGGCTAGGGTTTTGTTAACAGATATCTGGAAATAGATTTTCCACCCATGTTTCTTGGTTTGAGCTGAAGCCCACACCACCAAGAAAGAGAAATGGTATAATGGTAATCAAATCGTTTTTTCACAAATCTAGAGCGGATATGTTTAGAATTAAATACCCCACGACACAAACCGACCCCCCTCTAGCTCCGAGGGAAACTTTGCCGACTATGTACGATTTACCGAGTGAAAATCCGGAGGAACCAGGTTTGCCTGATGAGTTTCACGCTTTGCAACCAGAACTGCTGCGCCACACCTTCCGCTCGCCGCAATATCCCCCAGAGCAGGTGTTTGCAGGCAGCGATATGAATTTATATTATGATGTGCATCATCATAACTGGTACAAGCGTCCCGATTGGTTTGGAGTGGTGGGGGTGTCGCGGCTTTATGATGGGCAAGATTTGCGGTTGAGCTATGTGATTTGGCAGGAGGGTGTGACCCCCTTTGTGGTGGTGGAATTGCTATCGCCAGGAACGGGAAAGGAAGATTTAGGCGCCACGGAGCCAGCAGGGGAAGAACCGCCGACTAAGTGGCAGGTTTATGAGCAGATTTTGCGGGTGCCATAGAGCCTGGAGTTTACAAGGCGATCGCTATCAGGAATTAGATTTGACAGAACCAAAAATTTGGATGGAGAAATTGGGTTTGGGTTTGGGTTTATGGTTGGGAGAGTATCAGGGGATAAATCGTTTGTGGTTGCGGTGGTATGATGTGGGGGGTGCTTGGATTCCCACGGAAGCGGAAGCGGAACGCCAGCGGGCGGAAGCGGAACGCCAACGGGCTGCAGTTGCCACAGCGCAAGCAGAAGCGGCAATAAAGCAGGTGGAAGCCGCGATCGAGCAGGTGGAATTGCAGCGACAGCGAGCGGAAGCGGCGGAGGCGAAAGCTGAGGAGTTGGCTCGCCGCTTGCGTGAAATGGGGATAGAGTTGTAGTTTTTGTTACAAGTCCAAGAGTCACTCGTCACTTGTTACTTGTTACTTGTCCCTTGTCCCTTGTCCCTTGTCACTTGTATGAATAAACAAAGGACAAATGACAAAGGACAATTATCAATTGTCAATTATCAAAGGACAAATGACCAAGGACAAATGACCAAGGACAAATGACCAAGGACAAATGACCAAGGACAAATGACCAAGGACAAATGACAAAATTGTAAAATGTTGGCACTGAGGGGATGAATATGAAACGGAATCTTGTGGCGGCGGTAGGGGTGTTGATGGCAACTGGTTTGGGGACACCAGCGATCGCAGAAAATTTCGCTCACACTCGGACTCTGTTACAGACGAGAAGCTGCATCCAATGCGACTTGAGCGATGCGGGGTTGGTGATGGCTTCTCTGGCGCGGGTGAACCTAGAGGGGGCGGTCCTGACTCGGGCGAACCTCAGCCGCGCTACTTTGGAGGGGGCGAATCTCAGCGGCGCGGACCTCAGCGGCGCTTCTTTGTTTGGTGCGAACCTGCGGGGGGCGAATTTGCGGGGTGCCAACCTCCAGGGTGCAGACTTGCGTCAGGCTTATTTGGTGGATGTGGACTTGACTGGGGCGCGTCTAGATGGGGCTTTTTTGGAGGGGGCAATTGGTACGCCGCGATCGGCTTTGAGTGCCCAGGATATTTATAATTGGGGGGTAATGGCGGCGCAGCGGCAAAATCACGCTAAGGCGATCGAGTATTTTAATCAGGCTATTAATATCGATCCAGAATTTGGTCTGGCTTATCTGGCGCGGGCGGTGGTACGTGCGGATATGGGGAATAGCCGACAGGCGATCGCCGACGCTCGCGCCGCTTCGGAAGTCTTCGCCGCCAAAAACGAACCCCAAAACTTTGAAACTTCTCAAATGCTCATCGCCCAAATTGAAGCCTTCGAGGAAGCCAAAGCCCGGGGTAACAATAACTCTGGAGGCAGTTTGCGGGTTCTCGGTTCTTTGGGCATCTCCCTATTACGGTTGTTGCTGTAAAAAATTGCGTAGGTTGGGTTGAGGGACGTTCCCCAACTAACTACAAACCAGATTCGTAGGTTGGGTTGAGGAACGAAACCCAACAGTTTATTAAAAGCACAATCGTAGGGTGGACAAAAGCGCCCACATCAGAATATGCAGCCGCCAAATCACAGGGCTTGACAGGGCTTTTGCCCACCCCACCCTATTCGATATTGCGGTTGTTGCTGTAGCATTAAACCGGGCTACTGCGTCCGATCGCTCCCCCAGTGCGATCGCGATCGCACCCACATCCCCTCCCATCCGCCACCATCGATATCGAGGAGTGGACAACAATCAGATTCGGAGGTAGAAACGTGGTGGAAAAACTATTACTGGCGGCTGGCTTTACCATATCCTTACACTTCTTGGTGAGTACCAGCACCCCATCTACCTCACAACCCAACTGGTATTTTCATCCCCAGGAAACTGCCCACAGAGTCCAGGATGGTTTACCCTTTGTCCCTGGTCATTAGTCCTTTGTCATTTGTCATTGGACTAAAAACCAATGACAAATGACTAATGACAAGTATCATCATAGGATTCGCCGTTCATAGCCAAGGCCAACCCATCCCAGTTTATATGATAATTAAGACAAAACGATTTTCTGGCGCGAAAAGTTCCCCCAAATCCCAAAATTATGGCAATCTGCCCCCACAGCATCCTGCCGATATAGTCATTTCAAATAACGATGAGACAAGCCAGAGAGTTGCCCTCTATCCCCCAACCCCTTTCTCCCAGGTAGGGAGAAAGGGGAGACGGAGGCCACTTTTTGTCTGCTCATCTCCCCTCTCCCTACGCCGGGTGTGGGGGCGGGGGTGAGGGCGTATCTTCGGGGTTTAACCAAAAAAACATTCTCATTCTTAATTGAAATGACTATATCTCTTAACCCCTTATATCTGGTGCTATAATAAAATTTTTCTGTGCTACAACCCTCATGGTATCCATTCCCGGCATCACTATTCAAGCCCAAATCTATGAAAGTGCCAACTCTCGCGTTTATCGCGGGATTCGCCAAGAAGATAACCAACCTGTTATTTTAAAAATTCTCCAACAATATCCCAGTCCCCAAGAACTCGCACGCTATCGCCGAGAATATGAGATTACCAAATCGCTGCACCTCAAATGTGTAGTCAAAAGTTATGATTTGCAAAAATATCAAAACACCCTAGTCATGGTACTAGAGGACTTTGGGGGCGAATCATTAAAAACCTGGATGCAGCAGGAATCACTCACCATTGAAAACTTTTTACAAATTGCCATAGCCACCGCCGCCGCCTTAGCCCAAATTCACGAAGCTCATATCATCCACAAAGACATTAATCTATCTAATATTGTTTTCAATTCTACCACAAACGAACTAAAACTTATAGACTTTGGCATTGCCACGAAACTAACCAGGACGCACCCCACTATCAGTAACCCCAACGTTATAGAAGGAACTCTCGCCTATATGTCCCCGGAACAAACCGGAAGGATGAACCGGAGTTTAGATTATCGCAGTGACTTTTATTCCCTAGGGGTGAGTTTTTATGAACTGCTCACCAAACAACTCCCATTTCCCACCACTGACCCCTTAGAATTAGTCCATTGTCATATTGCCAAACAACCATTGCCCCCAGGAGAACTAAATCCGGCAATTCCCCCGGTGATGGGCGAGATTGTGCTGAAGCTGATGGCGAAAAATGCGGAATATCGCTATCAAAGTGCTTTTGGTATCAAGGCGGATTTGGAAAAATGCCTGCACCAACTACAAACCACCGGACATATCGCCGAGTTTCCTTTGGGGCGTGCGGATATTTCTGAAACGTTTCAATTGCGGCAAAAGCTGTATGGCAGAGAAAGAGAGATTGCCGCTTTGCTGGATGCGTTCGATCGGGTTTCCCGGCAGAGCGAAATGATGCTGATTGGCGGTTATTCTGGGATTGGCAAATCGGCATTAGTGCAAGAACTATACAAGCCAATTACAGAAAAACGCGGCTATTTTATTGCAGGCAAGTTTGACCAGTATCAGCGGAATATTCCTTATAGTGCTTTTGTGGTTGCTTTTCAAGGCTTAATTAAACAAATTTCAACCGAAAGTGACATTAAATTGCCCCAATGGCGCGAGGAATTCTTGGTGGCATTGGGAAATAATGGCAAAGTAATTGCCGAAGTAATTCCCGAAATAGAGCTGATTATCGGCTCGCAACCACCCGGAGCGAAAATCGGGGTTGTTGAGTCGCAAAATCGCTTTAACTTAGCCTTCCAAAATTTTATCAAAGTCTTGGCGACACCGCAACACCCCCTCGCCATCTTTCTCGACGATTTGCAGTGGGCTGATGGAGCGTCATTAAAATTGATGCAGCTCTTGATAAGTACGCCATCACCGGGACTGTTTTTCATCGGAGCCTATCGCGATAACGAAGTTTTTGCCACCCATCCCCTGCTGCTGACTTTAGATGAAATAGCGAAAAATGGAGCAATTATCAATGGTTTGCTGCTGTCTCCTTTAGAATTGCCCTCAATTATAGAAATCCTGAGCGAGACTTTAAACAATTCTGCAGACAGGGTGAAACCCCTAGCCGAGCTAGTGATGGTGAAAACTGGGGGCAATCCTTTCTTTTTTTATGAATGAGTTTCTGAAATCGCTTTATGGGGAAAAGCTGATATTTCTGGGGGGCAGGAAGATGCAGATAATTTATCCGGTTCCCTCCCGGATGCAGCTTCCGGGGACAACTCGATGCCAGAAACTGTCTCCCGATACTGGCAATGGGATTTAGCGGAAATTCAACGCCGAGGCTTTACGGATAACGTGGTGGAGCTAATGGCGGGCAAAATTCAAAAGTTGCCCGATGCCACCCAAAATCTGTTAAAATTGGCTGCCTGTATCGGCAATCAGTTTGACTTGCCTACTCTGGCTTTGGTGGGAGAAATAGCTCTCCCAGAAACTGTGAGGATATTACAGGCGGCGGTGGCAGAAAGTTTGGTGATGCCTTTGGGTAATATGGGGGATGTGGAATTGGCGATCGTCTCTACAGAATACTTCCCCAGTCCCGCCGCCAATGCTCCCCCTCTCCCAGAATACAAATTCTTACACGATCGGATTCAGCAAGCCGCCTACTCCCTCATTCCCCACAGCGAAAAAAACACAAGACACTATCAAATCGGCAAACTGCTCCTCACACAAATATCCCCAGACAACCAAGAAGAGCAACAATTTGCCCTAGTCAATCAACTAAATTATGGTATCGAGCTAATTACCGACCAAACCGAGCGGGATACCATCGCCCAACTCAACCTCACCGCCGCCCGCAAAGCCAGAGCCGCCACCGCCTATCAAGCCGCTCTCGACTATGCCCAAATCGGCATCACCTTGCTGGGAGCAGAATCTTGGCAACGCCAGTATAATATCACCTTGAGCTTGCACGAACTAGCCGCCGAACTGGCGGCATTATCCGGGAAATTTGACCTAATGAATCAGTGGATTGATGCGGTGATTCATCACGCCAAAACTCCCCAAAACAAAGTCAGAGTATATATTGTCAAAGCTCAGGCATTAATCGCCCAAAATCAACTCCTAGAAGCCATCGCGATCGGCGTATCTTGTCTGCAAGAATTCGGCGTAGAGTTTCCCGCCAACCCCACCGCCGAAGATATTCAGGCAACCGTCCAAGAAATTGACGCCTTAATCGGCGATCGACCCGTGGAAGAGCTATTTCATCTCCCCATGATGGTAGATCCAGAAAAACTGGACATCATGCAAATGGCGTCCGGTATCATCTCCGCTTGTTATATGGCGAGTTCCACCCTATTTCCCATCCTGCTCGCCTTCCAAGTCAAACTATCCCTCCAGCATGGCAACAGCCCTAACTCACCTTTTAGCTATGCAGGTTATGGCGTTTTTCTGTCCAACTCCCTCCAAAATGTCACCGCCGCCACTCAATTTCGGCAATTAGCTTATCGTCTCGCATCAGAACCAGAAGCCCAAAATATTAGAGCCGCCACTTTCGCCGCGATCGGCGTCCATCTCCACCATCGCCAATGCCATTTACGCGAGACATTAGCCATCCTGCAAGCAGGCTATCAAGCCGCATTAGCAACCGGCAATTTAGAATTTGCTGGCCACACCGGCCAGGGATTTTGTTTAAACTTATACTGGTGCGGCGAACCCTTGCCCGAACTAGAAACCCAAATCCGTGCCTATCGTCAACAACTGCTCGACCTCAATCAACTAACCACAGCCAACTATTGTTCCGTCTATTGGGAAACCACCATCTTCCTGCTGGGCAATCAAGAGGAAATAGAGATTTCCTTAACCCAGCCAGCCCATGAAGAAAAACTGGTGGCGCAGGCTGTAGCGGCTAACGACTTATTGCTACCATTACTATTTTATATCTCCAGAGCCCAATTGAGATTTTTCACCGGCGAAATTGCCCTCGCCGCTGCCGATATCGCTCAAGCCAGAACCTATCTCCCTGGAGGTGTGGGATACGTTTGCGAAGCCGGTTTATATTTCTATGACTCCCTCATCGCCCTGGCTACCGCTCCCGCATCGTCGCAAGGGTTAGAAACAGCCCAGCCACCCATTGCAGAAAATCAAAGCAAGCTGGAATTTTGGGCAAAACACGCTCCGATGAACTATTTGCATAAATGGCAGTTAGTCGCAGCGGAAAAACACCGAGTTTTGGGAGAGAACGCCGCCGCCAGCGAACTCTACGAAGCGGCGATTAACGGAGCCAAGGCACATGGCTATATTCAAGAAGCTGCCCTGGCTTATGAACTCGCGGCCAAGTTTTATTTAGCACAGGAAAAACCACTGATTGCCAGAGCTTATATGCAGGAAGCGCGTTACTGCTACCAAATCTGGGGTTCAGGGTTGAAAGTCACGGATTTAGACCGCAGATATAGCGAGCTATTAGCCGCCAGTCAACCGCGCATTCCCGATCGTCAAATTACCACAACCGCCGCCACCACTACCGGTTCTACCGCTACCCTGGATATCGCCACCGTGATGAAAGCCGCCCGATCGATTTCTGGGGAAATCGTCCTGGAGCGGTTACTATCCAGCTTAATGCAGATTCTCATGGAAAATGCGGGCGCCCAAAAAGGCTATCTGATTTTACCCAACGAGGGCAAGTTGTTTATTGAAGCTGCATCGGACTTAGATGCAGCACAAACCACAGTTTTACAGTCCTTGCCCGTGGAAAATTGCCAATTCCTCCCAGAAGCAATTATTAATTATGTCGCCCGTACTCAAGAAAGTGTAGTATTAAATGATGCCGCTCGCCAGGGTTCATTTACCAATGATGCCTATATCCAAGGGGCACAACCCAAGTCAGTTTTATGCAGTCCCCTGGTGAATCAAGGTAAACTCATCAGCCTAGTTTACCTGGAAAATAACATCACCACCGGCGCTTTTACTCCAGAACGGTTGGAAATCTTGCAGTTACTCGCGGCGCAAGCGGCTATCTCCATAGAGAATGCAAAGCTGTATTCTCAGCTAGAAGATTATAACCGGACTTTGGAGCAAAAAGTAGCAGAACGCACCACCGAACTAGCCGCCGCTTATGAAGAAATTACCCTGCTTAACCAGCGGCTGCAAGCGGAAAATATCCGCATGGCGGCGGAGCTGGATGTGACCCGGCGGCTGCAACAGATGATTTTGCCTAAAGCGGAGGAACTCCGGGAAATAGAACATCTAGAAATCGCGGGATTTATGGAACCGGCGGATGAAGTAGGTGGCGACTATTACGATATTCTGCCCCATTCTGGTCAGGTGAAAATTGCGATCGGCGATGTCACCATGGGTTAGAAGCGGGAATGTTGATGATTATGGCCCAAACGGCGGTGCGGACGCTGCTGGAAAGCCAGGAAACGGACCAGGTGAAATTTCTGGAGATTCTCAATCGCACCCTGTACAAGAATTTGGGGCGGATGAACTCCGATAAAAATATGACTCTAGCCTTGCTAGATTACTGTGATGGCACCGTGGCGATCGCCGGACAGCATGAAGAGGTCTTGGTAGTACGGGCTAACGGCGAAATAGAGCTGATTGATACCATTGATTTAGGCTTTCCCATCGGGCTAGAACCAGAAATTGCCCAATTTATTTCCCAGACGCAAGTCAAGTTAAATTCCGGCGATGGGTTAGTGCTTTATACCGATGGGATTACCGAAGCCACCAATATGGCGGGGGTGCAATATGGGAGAGACCGCTTGTGTCAAGTGGTGCAAAACTCCTGGCATCAATCAGCCTCAGCCATTCGCCAAGCCGCCCTCGAAGACTTGCGGCAACATATTGGCGAGCAAAAGGTGTTTGATGATATCACATTGGTGGTACTAAAACAAAAATAATTTTCTTGGTCATTTGTCCTTGGTCATTTGTCATTTGTCCTTAGTCCTTTGTCCTTTGTCCTTGGTCATTTGTCATTTGTCCTTTGTCCTTTGTCCTTTGTCCTTGGGTAGGGATTCTTTTGTCCTTTGTCCTTTGTCCTTTGTCCTTTGATTATCCATACAAGGGACAAGGGACAAGGGACAAGGGACAAGGGACAAGGGACAAGGGACAAGTGACCAAGGACAAATGACAAATCACTAAACCGGAATTTCAATCGTAAACTGGGCACCAGCTCCGGGAGTGGAAATACAGCTAAGATGTCCGCCGTGTTTGTCCACCACAATTTGGTAAGCCACAGACAGCCCTAAACCCGTGCCAGAACCCACTGGTTTGGTAGTAAAAAATGGGTCGAATATCTTTTTGCACACAGACTCAGGCATCCCCGGTCCATTGTCAGTAATGATGATTTTCGCCCATTGATTCTCCACCGCCGTGGTAATGGTAATTGCCGGGGGGCTCTCGGCGGCGGATTTACCAGTCCTCATAGTTTCCAAGGCATCGCAAGCATTCCCCAAGATATTCATTAACACTTGGTTAATTTGGGAAGCGTAGCAAGTGACTTTAGGCAGTTTGGCGTATTCCTTCACCACCTGAATTTCAGCCCGATCGCTCTCGGAGCGCAACCGGGGTTGCAGAAGCATCAGAGTGCTTTCGATACCTTCGTGCAGGTCAACCGGCTTCATATCCGCTTCATCCAGGCGGGAGAAGTTGCGCAAGCTGAGGACGATATTGCGGATGCGTTCGGCGCCGGAGTGCATAGAATGGAGGAGTTTTTGCAAATCTTCCACCATAAATTCCAGCTCCATGTCCTCAAGCATGTCTTGAATCTCCTCTACCGGTTCGGGATAATGTTCTTGATAGAGGTCGATGAGGCTGAGTAATTCGCGCACGTATTGCGTCGCCGGGGCGATATTGCCGTAAATGAAGCTGACGGGGTTGTTGATTTCGTGAGCGACCCCCGCCACCATTTGTCCCAGACCAGACATTTTTTCCGTTTGAATAAGCTGGGCTTGGGTGCGTTGCAATTCCTCCAAGGTTTGTTCCAGACGGGTATTTTTTTCGTTTAATTCCTTGGTTCTTTCGGTGACTTTTTGCTCCAAAGAAGCGTAGAGGATGGCATTTTCCAAGGAAATAGCGGCTTGGGATGATAAAATCCGCAGCACTTCCAGACGTTCGGAGGTAAAAGCGCGGGTGGTGAGGTTGTTCTCTAGGTAGAGGATACCGATGAGTTTGCCAGCGTTGATGATGGGGGTGCATAAGAGGGATTTTAAATTACGATCGACGATGTAGGGGTCGGCGGTAAAACGTCCTTCAGCCGCTGCATTCCCCAGCACTAGGTCTTTGCCCGATCGCTCCACGTAATTAATCACAGTTTGGGGCAAATCAGCCACCGCCTCCACCAAGGTTCCCGGCTGTACCAGCACCTCCTGACTATCCGCCGATGCAGCCACAGCGATTTTAAGCTGACCAGCTTCTGATAAAATCAGGCTGCCTTTTTGCGCCCCAGCATTTTCAATCAAAATTGTCATCAGCTTAGAGAGCAGCTTCTCCAGCACAATTTCCCCAGAAATCGCCCGGGTTGCCTTCATCACCGAGACTAAATCCAGCTCCGCACTAGCGCTCCCGGTGGATGTGTAGGTAGCATTGAGAGTAGCACCGGCGAGGCTGCGAGTAGATGTTTTCGCCAGCAGTTGGGGATAATGCAGTTGCAGTTGCTCCACTTTGCGCAAAGCACCCCATCGCTGGTAAGACCACATCGCCTCGTGAATGTAGGTTTTGGCGATTTTTGGCTTACCTTTATGGATCCAGAACTTAGCCGCCAGTTCGTTACCCAGAGCTTCTTGGTGGATGAATTCATGTTCAATGGCTGATTCTATGGCCCGATCGTACAGGTCGATCGCCTGCAAATCCTGCCCCTGCAACCGCGCCATTTCCGCTTCCACTAACCACAGCTTGTGACCAAAATTCGCCGGACAGTTGTTTGCCCAAATTTGCAACTGCTCCCGATGGGCAGTTAATTTTTCCCATAGTCCGTTGGTCTCCCCGTGTCCTGGTCCCCTCTCCCCCTGGGAGAGGGGTTGGGGGTGAGGGCTCCAGAAGTCTCCCTGTCTCCGGGTCCCCCCGGCTCCTCCTCATAGAGAGCCGCCAAAGTCAGAGCGTGGTAAAAAGTGTAATCAGCCACGGGCAAAGTTCCGGTAATGAAAGGCAGCAGCTTTTCCGCCGCCTGCGCCCGCTCTAGCGCCCCCGACAAATCACCAAATAAATAGCGAATTTGCAAACTTCTAATCAAATAGACGCACAAACCGTAAAAGTTTTGATTTGCCTGACAACTAGCCTGATAATCCGCATCTTTATCTGGGATGGGTTCTCCATCGGTCCCTGACTCTGTGCCCACCCGTGTCA contains:
- a CDS encoding pentapeptide repeat-containing protein, producing the protein MKRNLVAAVGVLMATGLGTPAIAENFAHTRTLLQTRSCIQCDLSDAGLVMASLARVNLEGAVLTRANLSRATLEGANLSGADLSGASLFGANLRGANLRGANLQGADLRQAYLVDVDLTGARLDGAFLEGAIGTPRSALSAQDIYNWGVMAAQRQNHAKAIEYFNQAINIDPEFGLAYLARAVVRADMGNSRQAIADARAASEVFAAKNEPQNFETSQMLIAQIEAFEEAKARGNNNSGGSLRVLGSLGISLLRLLL
- a CDS encoding cache domain-containing protein; translation: MTNVNLPLRLVLVVPFVLQIGAAVGLTGWISFRNGEKAVNDLASQLRGEISARIHQEIGNYLQAPRTIAQVNANAISLGQLNLADPASLTRQFWLQRDLLYPVIVSAIYFGGADGKFSGLGFQNDNTWQISDVGPSTGGKFHSYRVAGEGFRGELISIGGDYDPRIRPWYGNAVAAGKPSWSDIYVDFKDPRLKVTLVQPIYREDGELRGFWGGFCFVSYSPIPHESENREIGTDFYCGAFWVVGG
- a CDS encoding adenylate/guanylate cyclase domain-containing protein, translating into MSHIRQFLTSLKIGKSGQTFIVERSGLLVASSTPQLPFVVMGDKVERVQAADVDDFLLRETARYLEGKFGNWRGITEAQQLDFTLHGERYFLQVVPFADGENLSWLIVVVVPEADFMERIRANNVMTLRLCLVALAIAIVVGGLTARWITQPIWRLSKASMAIANGNFEQQVEIDRRDELGILANAFNQMTAQIKFSQAELAEYSRSLEMKVRDRTLELQQEKEKSEELLLNILPQKIAERLKRDQSAIADYFDEVTILFADIVGFTPLSSRISPIDLVNLLNRIFSNFDHLAERYRLEKIKTIGDAYMVVGGLPKHRQDHAEAVANMALEMQAAINQLQAELGESLQIRIGINTGPVVAGVIGIKKFIYDLWGDTVNVASRMESSGLPGKIQVTVDTYKILHDQYLFEPRGLIEVKGKGEMMTYWLLSRQPGKIG
- a CDS encoding serine/threonine-protein kinase is translated as MVSIPGITIQAQIYESANSRVYRGIRQEDNQPVILKILQQYPSPQELARYRREYEITKSLHLKCVVKSYDLQKYQNTLVMVLEDFGGESLKTWMQQESLTIENFLQIAIATAAALAQIHEAHIIHKDINLSNIVFNSTTNELKLIDFGIATKLTRTHPTISNPNVIEGTLAYMSPEQTGRMNRSLDYRSDFYSLGVSFYELLTKQLPFPTTDPLELVHCHIAKQPLPPGELNPAIPPVMGEIVLKLMAKNAEYRYQSAFGIKADLEKCLHQLQTTGHIAEFPLGRADISETFQLRQKLYGREREIAALLDAFDRVSRQSEMMLIGGYSGIGKSALVQELYKPITEKRGYFIAGKFDQYQRNIPYSAFVVAFQGLIKQISTESDIKLPQWREEFLVALGNNGKVIAEVIPEIELIIGSQPPGAKIGVVESQNRFNLAFQNFIKVLATPQHPLAIFLDDLQWADGASLKLMQLLISTPSPGLFFIGAYRDNEVFATHPLLLTLDEIAKNGAIINGLLLSPLELPSIIEILSETLNNSADRVKPLAELVMVKTGGNPFFFYE